One window of the Halobacteriovorax sp. JY17 genome contains the following:
- the rho gene encoding transcription termination factor Rho, translated as MHLNDLREKEIKELITMGETLKVENASGMKTHELIFALLKTSAKNKEDIFGSGVLEILPDGFGFLRSPGYNYLPGADDIYVSPSQIRRFGLRKGDSLEGQIRPPKDNERYFALLKVQTINGQTPEGHKKTVLFDNLTPLYPEKQINLESKPTNYSTRMINLFVPQGFGQRCLIVAPPKAGKTMLLQEIANSITDNHPKAKLIVLLIDERPEEVTDMKRNVQAEVVSSTFDEPANRHVQVAEMVLEKAKRLTEAGDDVVILLDSITRLARAYNTVVPPSGKILSGGVDSNALHRPKRFFGAARNIENGGSLTIIATALVDTGSRMDEVIFEEFKGTGNSEIQLDRKLLEKRIFPALDINKSSTRKEDLLMDPLDLQRTYVLRKVLHPMSTIDAMEFMLQRVTKTKTNAEFLESMNS; from the coding sequence ATGCACCTTAATGACCTAAGAGAAAAGGAAATTAAAGAACTCATTACGATGGGTGAAACTTTAAAAGTAGAAAATGCTTCGGGAATGAAAACTCACGAACTCATCTTCGCTCTTTTAAAAACATCAGCTAAGAACAAAGAAGATATCTTTGGTTCTGGTGTTCTTGAAATCTTACCAGATGGTTTTGGATTTCTAAGATCTCCTGGATATAACTACCTACCAGGTGCCGATGATATTTACGTATCACCAAGTCAGATTAGAAGATTTGGTCTTAGAAAAGGTGATTCTTTAGAAGGTCAAATTAGGCCGCCAAAAGATAATGAGAGATACTTTGCTCTTCTGAAAGTTCAGACAATTAACGGTCAAACTCCAGAAGGTCATAAGAAAACAGTACTCTTTGATAACTTAACTCCTCTTTATCCTGAAAAACAAATCAACCTCGAATCAAAGCCAACTAATTACTCTACAAGAATGATTAATTTATTCGTACCTCAAGGTTTTGGGCAGAGATGTCTAATCGTAGCACCTCCTAAAGCTGGTAAGACGATGCTTCTTCAAGAGATTGCAAACTCAATTACTGATAATCATCCAAAAGCCAAATTAATAGTTCTTCTGATTGATGAAAGACCGGAAGAAGTAACAGATATGAAGAGAAATGTTCAGGCAGAAGTTGTATCATCTACGTTTGATGAGCCAGCTAACCGTCACGTTCAAGTTGCAGAAATGGTTCTTGAAAAAGCAAAGAGACTTACTGAAGCAGGGGACGATGTTGTTATCCTTCTAGACTCAATTACTCGTCTTGCTCGTGCTTATAACACTGTTGTTCCACCATCTGGGAAAATCTTATCTGGTGGTGTTGATTCAAATGCACTACATAGACCGAAGAGATTCTTTGGTGCCGCTAGAAATATTGAAAATGGTGGATCTCTAACAATTATTGCAACAGCTCTAGTTGATACAGGTTCAAGAATGGATGAGGTTATCTTTGAGGAATTCAAAGGAACTGGTAACTCTGAAATTCAACTTGATAGAAAGTTACTAGAGAAGAGAATTTTCCCTGCTCTAGATATTAATAAGTCATCAACTCGTAAAGAAGACCTTCTTATGGATCCTCTCGATCTTCAAAGAACGTATGTTCTAAGAAAAGTTCTTCACCCAATGTCTACGATTGATGCAATGGAGTTTATGCTCCAAAGAGTTACAAAGACTAAGACAAATGCTGAGTTCTTAGAATCAATGAACTCTTAA
- the prfA gene encoding peptide chain release factor 1, which yields MFDKLDAVVERFESLTEKLADPTIYDRQDEFKKISSERSNLEEVVIAYREYRQIKEDIDEAKDILKNEKDEDMKEMAKEVLAENEPLVTPMEEKLTVLLLPKDPLDDRNVMMEIRAGAGGDEASIFVGDVYRMYSNYFRDLGFKLEQVSVSEGDEGIKEIIFSVSGEKVYSKLKYESGVHRVQRVPKTESQGRVHTSTITVAVMPETDDVEFELDLNDVRIDVYRSGGAGGQSVNTTDSAVRVTHIPTGTVVANQDQKSQLKNKEKALRILKNRIFDKMLQEQNAIEAAERKGLVGTGDRSERIRTYNFPQGRLTDHRIGLTLYSLDKIIEGDMAPVTDALIAHNQAELLKGQEE from the coding sequence ATGTTTGATAAGCTTGATGCCGTAGTTGAAAGATTCGAGTCTCTAACTGAAAAATTAGCTGACCCTACAATTTACGATAGGCAAGATGAGTTTAAGAAAATTTCAAGTGAAAGGTCAAATCTTGAAGAAGTCGTTATCGCCTATAGAGAATATCGTCAAATTAAAGAAGATATTGATGAAGCGAAAGACATTTTAAAAAATGAAAAAGATGAAGACATGAAAGAGATGGCCAAGGAAGTTCTTGCAGAGAATGAGCCTTTAGTTACTCCAATGGAAGAAAAATTAACAGTTCTTCTTCTTCCTAAAGATCCTCTTGATGATAGAAATGTGATGATGGAAATTAGAGCAGGAGCTGGTGGTGATGAGGCTTCAATTTTTGTTGGTGACGTGTATAGAATGTACTCAAATTACTTTAGAGATCTTGGTTTTAAGTTAGAGCAAGTTTCTGTATCAGAAGGTGATGAGGGGATTAAGGAAATAATTTTCTCTGTTTCTGGTGAGAAAGTGTACTCAAAACTTAAATATGAATCAGGTGTGCACAGAGTTCAACGTGTTCCTAAGACAGAGTCTCAAGGAAGGGTTCACACATCTACAATTACAGTTGCTGTTATGCCTGAAACTGATGATGTTGAATTTGAGCTAGACTTAAATGACGTGCGTATCGATGTTTACCGCTCGGGTGGAGCTGGTGGACAGTCTGTAAACACGACTGACTCTGCGGTTAGAGTAACTCACATTCCTACAGGAACTGTTGTTGCTAACCAGGATCAAAAGTCGCAGTTAAAGAATAAGGAAAAAGCTCTAAGAATTTTAAAAAATAGAATCTTCGATAAAATGCTTCAGGAACAAAATGCAATTGAAGCTGCGGAGAGAAAAGGGCTTGTCGGAACAGGGGATAGATCTGAGAGGATTAGAACTTATAATTTTCCACAAGGAAGACTGACTGATCATAGAATCGGATTAACTCTCTATTCTTTAGATAAAATTATCGAAGGGGATATGGCCCCCGTGACTGATGCTCTAATTGCTCACAATCAAGCAGAGCTGCTAAAAGGTCAAGAAGAGTAA
- a CDS encoding HemK/PrmC family methyltransferase yields the protein MTPINLGTYLEKFFSEREIRLSELYPGLSINRLKDELKQYARQRKVNVDDLFSLRYIPSNTNPITYFFDSLIKGYPLEYIRGRAHFYKSEFDVSETVLIPRSETEILVETAASFLRDWMKMSDERLKVLDIGTGSGAIIISLLQEMPRPLEAYATDISKDALEVTRRNYFNLRYTIPRESSLRLVHTDRMSDLSEENFHLIVSNPPYIKKREDRDFVHNQVDTYEPHLALYLEDDEYDEWFRTLFKQVLHSLYEEGIFIMEGHEDHLEELANVCSMIGFSSVKVLKDYTNRNRFIFAKK from the coding sequence ATGACTCCAATTAACCTGGGTACATATTTAGAGAAGTTCTTCTCTGAGAGAGAGATCAGACTTTCTGAACTCTACCCAGGACTGTCAATCAATCGCTTAAAAGATGAGCTCAAGCAATATGCTAGACAAAGGAAAGTGAATGTTGATGACCTTTTTTCTCTTAGATATATTCCAAGTAACACTAATCCGATAACTTACTTCTTTGATAGTTTAATTAAGGGATATCCTCTTGAGTACATTAGAGGTAGGGCCCACTTCTATAAGTCTGAATTTGATGTTTCTGAAACAGTACTCATTCCTAGAAGTGAAACTGAAATCCTTGTTGAAACTGCAGCTTCATTTCTAAGAGATTGGATGAAGATGTCAGATGAAAGACTTAAGGTTCTAGATATTGGAACTGGAAGTGGAGCGATTATAATTTCACTTCTTCAAGAGATGCCTCGTCCTCTTGAAGCTTACGCAACAGATATTTCAAAAGATGCGCTTGAAGTTACGAGACGAAATTATTTCAATTTGCGCTATACTATTCCTAGAGAGTCTTCACTTAGACTTGTTCATACGGATAGAATGAGTGATTTAAGTGAAGAAAACTTTCATCTCATAGTAAGTAATCCTCCCTATATAAAAAAGAGGGAGGACAGAGACTTCGTTCACAATCAGGTGGATACTTACGAGCCTCATTTGGCATTGTATCTAGAAGATGATGAATACGATGAATGGTTTAGAACCCTCTTTAAGCAAGTATTACACTCTCTCTATGAAGAGGGGATTTTTATAATGGAAGGTCACGAAGACCACTTAGAAGAATTGGCAAATGTATGTAGTATGATTGGATTTTCATCTGTGAAAGTTCTTAAAGATTATACAAATAGAAACCGTTTTATCTTTGCAAAGAAATAA
- the murA gene encoding UDP-N-acetylglucosamine 1-carboxyvinyltransferase — MDKIIVDGPCKLEGSVKISKAKNAYLPILSGVLLSDKKITLNEIPNLRDINTMLTLLGNLGVGIERNGDSVVLDPSTLNSHEATYDLVKTMRASIFTLGPILTRLHKAKVSLPGGCAIGTRPIDLHLSNLEKMGAKITLEGGYVYAETDGPLKGAHLVLAFPSVGATENLMMAAVFAEGITTIENAALEPEIDDLANFLNAMGAKVTGIGTKKIQIEGVKELHEVNYTAIGDRIEAATYIMAALATKSNVKVTDFNPSHLEFVLDELKTMGAKLNIGDNFVEVLPSDLKACKVDTAPFPGFPTDVQAQMMALVTQVKGSSIITEHIFENRFMHVPELNRLGAHIELKGNTAFVEGESKLKGAPVMCTDLRASAALIIAALASEGKTEISRVYHLDRGYDNLASKLQDLGAKITRSAES; from the coding sequence ATGGACAAAATTATTGTAGATGGACCATGTAAATTAGAGGGAAGTGTTAAAATTTCTAAAGCTAAGAATGCTTATCTTCCAATCCTCTCGGGAGTTCTTTTAAGTGATAAGAAAATTACTTTAAATGAAATTCCAAATCTTCGAGATATTAATACTATGTTAACCCTCTTAGGTAACTTAGGTGTTGGTATCGAAAGAAATGGGGATTCTGTTGTTTTAGATCCTTCAACTCTAAATTCTCATGAGGCAACTTATGATCTTGTAAAGACAATGAGGGCTTCAATTTTTACTTTAGGACCAATACTTACAAGATTACATAAAGCAAAAGTTTCACTTCCTGGTGGGTGTGCGATTGGAACAAGACCTATTGATCTTCACTTATCAAACCTTGAGAAGATGGGAGCGAAGATCACTCTAGAAGGTGGATACGTTTACGCTGAAACTGATGGACCATTGAAAGGGGCTCACCTTGTTCTGGCTTTTCCATCTGTTGGAGCAACTGAGAACTTGATGATGGCCGCTGTATTTGCAGAAGGAATTACAACTATTGAAAATGCTGCTCTTGAACCTGAGATTGATGACCTTGCTAACTTCCTGAATGCGATGGGAGCAAAGGTTACTGGAATTGGAACAAAGAAAATTCAAATTGAAGGCGTAAAAGAACTTCATGAAGTAAATTACACTGCAATTGGAGACCGTATTGAAGCGGCAACTTATATAATGGCGGCGCTTGCAACAAAGTCTAATGTTAAAGTGACAGATTTTAATCCAAGTCACCTTGAATTTGTTCTTGATGAGCTTAAGACAATGGGAGCAAAACTAAATATTGGAGATAACTTTGTTGAGGTTCTTCCAAGTGATCTAAAAGCTTGTAAGGTCGATACAGCTCCATTTCCTGGTTTTCCAACTGACGTACAGGCTCAAATGATGGCACTTGTGACTCAGGTAAAGGGAAGCTCGATTATCACTGAGCATATTTTTGAAAATAGATTTATGCATGTTCCTGAGTTAAATAGACTTGGTGCTCATATAGAGCTTAAAGGGAACACTGCCTTTGTTGAAGGTGAAAGTAAATTAAAGGGCGCACCTGTTATGTGTACTGACCTAAGAGCTTCTGCGGCACTGATTATTGCAGCACTTGCCTCTGAAGGAAAGACTGAGATTTCTAGGGTCTATCACTTAGATAGAGGGTACGACAATCTTGCAAGTAAATTACAAGATCTTGGAGCTAAGATCACTAGGTCCGCGGAGTCGTAA
- a CDS encoding histidine triad nucleotide-binding protein encodes MSDCIFCKIVKEEIPSTRVYEDEFVIGFRDLNPLAKEHLLFIHRDHSKDINDLSDANPAQLSDVFKAISSYSKSSGLASSGFRVVTNLGSDGCQTVFHTHFHVLGGEKLGGFGS; translated from the coding sequence ATGAGTGATTGTATCTTTTGTAAAATAGTAAAAGAAGAAATTCCTTCGACCAGAGTTTATGAAGATGAATTTGTTATAGGATTTAGAGATCTAAATCCTCTTGCAAAAGAACACTTGCTATTTATTCATAGAGATCACTCTAAAGATATAAACGATCTTTCTGATGCTAATCCTGCTCAATTAAGTGATGTCTTTAAAGCGATCTCCTCTTATTCTAAAAGCTCTGGACTTGCTTCAAGTGGGTTTAGAGTTGTGACAAATTTAGGAAGTGATGGTTGTCAGACTGTATTTCATACACATTTTCACGTTCTTGGTGGAGAGAAATTAGGTGGCTTTGGTTCATAA
- a CDS encoding GNAT family N-acetyltransferase, with amino-acid sequence MNTVIEKAKLSDVSELLSLYLSVYGEDYPLDIGTKRSVMEEGLNNPDKNHWYVMRCTNTNQIIVSGIIQIEEENKIGKLSGVAVHDEFRKHGLATGFIGHAVNEVLREKKLVNSIYATARTISHSSQTMLMKNGFIPLGFFPNCRRIKTYETLALLAIFADGVLEKRKVPKVVPESVEPFYSLVEKEVTGLESNFDRTPCLIKKDHQFHDLTSKEGEFEFIFAKNFVEKRFFETFKDDEESVFYPFHKPNLLISNMEEGIEIFASFSKKDHYCVIITANKSIISLGQKINKMLFAMKEIGIYYVETMVRSDRREPICFLTENNFLPSAVYPAMRVEEGFAQDYILLARTMVPLDFSELAIHKSFKPYLDQYAKQWIDMHLNILRIE; translated from the coding sequence ATGAATACTGTGATTGAGAAAGCTAAATTAAGTGATGTCAGTGAATTATTATCACTTTATCTTTCAGTGTATGGGGAAGATTATCCATTAGATATCGGAACGAAACGCTCGGTTATGGAAGAAGGATTAAATAATCCAGATAAGAATCATTGGTATGTCATGAGATGTACGAATACTAATCAAATTATTGTTTCTGGAATTATTCAGATTGAAGAAGAAAATAAAATTGGAAAACTCTCAGGCGTTGCTGTTCATGATGAGTTTAGAAAGCATGGTCTAGCAACAGGATTTATTGGCCATGCAGTGAATGAAGTTCTAAGAGAGAAGAAGCTTGTTAACTCAATCTATGCAACTGCAAGAACGATATCTCACTCTTCACAGACGATGCTTATGAAGAATGGTTTCATTCCTCTTGGTTTCTTTCCAAATTGTAGACGTATTAAAACGTATGAGACTTTAGCTCTACTTGCCATTTTTGCAGATGGTGTTTTAGAAAAGAGAAAAGTTCCAAAAGTTGTTCCAGAGTCTGTAGAGCCCTTTTATTCCTTAGTTGAAAAAGAAGTCACTGGACTTGAAAGTAATTTTGATAGAACTCCTTGTTTAATTAAGAAAGATCATCAATTTCATGATCTCACTTCGAAAGAAGGAGAATTTGAATTTATCTTTGCAAAAAACTTCGTAGAGAAGAGATTCTTTGAAACTTTTAAAGATGATGAAGAATCTGTATTTTATCCATTTCATAAACCAAATCTCCTAATATCAAATATGGAAGAGGGAATTGAAATCTTTGCTTCTTTTAGCAAGAAAGATCATTACTGTGTGATTATTACAGCTAATAAAAGTATTATAAGCCTTGGGCAAAAAATTAATAAAATGCTCTTTGCAATGAAAGAAATTGGAATTTACTACGTTGAGACAATGGTTCGCTCTGATAGAAGAGAGCCAATTTGTTTTTTAACGGAGAATAACTTCCTTCCTTCTGCAGTTTATCCAGCGATGAGAGTTGAAGAAGGATTTGCACAAGATTATATACTACTGGCCAGAACAATGGTTCCTCTCGACTTTAGTGAATTAGCTATACATAAATCCTTTAAGCCTTACCTTGATCAATATGCAAAACAGTGGATTGATATGCACTTAAATATTTTGAGGATAGAGTAA
- a CDS encoding acyl-protein synthase — protein sequence MSNPQVPDEKELRAISELCLKENPYQNFHETDELFLTAMKENISWHYKRNEFYKRLIDSERFEGEALKSAEDLERVPHILSNFFKYHEVKSITDENVYLHLTSSGTTGQKSQIFFDEWTIKSAQKMVDSIFHSYNWNSEERTNYLLFTYEPEEGSKLGTAYTDNFLCKYAPVNEVHYGIRYLGKEEGHKFDVFGCIEALKKFERDGIPVRVFGFPSFFFFTLSKMKELGIEPLKLSKNSLVFLGGGWKGHQDKAISKSEFYSLCEEMLGIPNERLRDGFGSVEHCIPYIECEKHNFHIPVWSRVLIRDVESLKVLPDGEIGYLNLISPYITSAPANSILMGDLAVKRSDCDCSLNTPWFEILGRAGISKNKSCAVAASELIGKV from the coding sequence ATGTCTAATCCTCAAGTTCCAGATGAAAAAGAACTAAGAGCAATAAGTGAACTTTGCTTAAAGGAAAATCCTTATCAAAACTTTCATGAAACGGATGAATTATTTCTAACTGCCATGAAAGAGAATATTTCGTGGCATTATAAAAGAAATGAGTTTTATAAGAGGTTAATTGATTCTGAGAGATTCGAGGGTGAGGCTTTGAAGTCAGCAGAAGACTTAGAAAGAGTTCCTCATATTCTTTCTAACTTCTTTAAGTATCATGAAGTAAAATCAATTACAGATGAAAATGTTTACTTGCATTTAACATCATCTGGAACAACTGGACAAAAATCACAAATATTCTTTGACGAATGGACTATCAAATCTGCACAGAAGATGGTCGATAGTATCTTTCATTCTTATAATTGGAATAGTGAAGAAAGAACAAATTATCTCTTGTTTACTTACGAGCCTGAAGAAGGAAGCAAACTAGGAACTGCTTATACAGATAATTTCCTTTGTAAGTACGCTCCAGTAAATGAAGTGCACTATGGGATTCGCTATCTTGGTAAAGAGGAAGGGCATAAATTTGATGTCTTTGGTTGCATAGAGGCATTGAAGAAATTTGAACGTGATGGAATTCCTGTGAGAGTTTTTGGGTTTCCCTCTTTCTTCTTCTTTACACTTTCTAAAATGAAAGAACTAGGAATAGAGCCACTAAAGCTTTCTAAGAACTCTCTTGTATTTCTTGGGGGAGGATGGAAGGGCCATCAAGATAAGGCCATCTCTAAGAGTGAATTCTATTCTCTTTGTGAAGAGATGTTAGGAATACCTAATGAGAGACTGAGAGATGGGTTCGGGTCAGTGGAGCACTGTATTCCTTATATAGAATGTGAGAAGCATAATTTTCATATTCCAGTGTGGTCTAGGGTCTTAATTCGAGATGTAGAATCTCTAAAGGTTTTACCTGATGGAGAGATTGGCTATTTAAACCTTATCTCTCCCTATATTACTTCAGCTCCAGCAAATAGTATCTTAATGGGAGATCTTGCAGTCAAGAGAAGCGATTGTGATTGTAGCTTAAATACCCCTTGGTTTGAAATTTTAGGTAGAGCAGGAATTTCAAAGAATAAGAGTTGTGCAGTTGCGGCCAGCGAATTGATTGGAAAGGTGTAG